One window of the Streptomyces sp. ITFR-21 genome contains the following:
- a CDS encoding methylated-DNA--[protein]-cysteine S-methyltransferase, translating into MRTHTIIDSPLGGLTVVAENDRLTGLYFECHRRRPAATELGTRTDEGFEELRRQLDQYFTGDRRDFALPLAPAGDGFQQRVWDLLQLIPYGETRSYGDLARRLGDASLAQAVGAANGRNPLCILIPCHRVVGADGKLVGYAGGLDRKLHLLELEQPARGGAGRLF; encoded by the coding sequence ATGAGGACCCACACGATCATTGACTCGCCGCTCGGCGGTCTCACCGTTGTCGCCGAGAACGACAGGCTGACCGGCCTGTATTTCGAGTGCCACCGCAGGCGCCCCGCGGCGACGGAGCTGGGCACGCGAACCGATGAGGGGTTCGAGGAGCTCCGACGGCAGCTCGACCAGTACTTCACCGGCGACCGACGCGACTTCGCATTGCCCCTGGCCCCGGCCGGGGACGGGTTCCAGCAGCGGGTGTGGGATCTGCTCCAGCTGATTCCCTATGGGGAGACCCGTTCCTACGGTGATCTGGCCCGTCGGCTGGGCGACGCGTCGCTGGCTCAGGCGGTGGGCGCGGCCAATGGCCGCAACCCGCTGTGCATCCTCATTCCCTGCCACCGGGTGGTCGGTGCCGACGGCAAGCTGGTGGGCTACGCCGGCGGCCTCGATCGCAAGCTCCACCTGCTGGAGCTGGAGCAGCCGGCCCGCGGCGGTGCCGGTCGACTTTTCTGA
- a CDS encoding RNA polymerase sigma factor — protein MTKRPFQQIVTDHGPMVLRVVRAVLGPDDTDDAWSETFLAAMTAYPDLPDDTNMEAWLVTVAHRKAIDVTRTNARRPLPVEELPERLSRTGRPQDWDGDLWQALKELPDRQRQSVAYHYLAGLPYKEIAALMGGSTDAARRAAADGIKTLRSTYPADTDQTGVTRK, from the coding sequence GTGACGAAGCGACCCTTCCAGCAGATCGTGACCGACCACGGGCCGATGGTGCTCCGTGTCGTGCGGGCCGTCCTTGGTCCGGACGACACGGACGATGCCTGGTCAGAGACGTTTCTGGCAGCGATGACGGCCTACCCGGACCTGCCGGACGACACCAACATGGAGGCATGGCTGGTGACCGTCGCCCATCGCAAGGCGATCGACGTCACCCGGACCAATGCCAGGCGTCCCCTCCCCGTGGAAGAACTGCCCGAGCGCCTGAGCCGCACCGGCCGGCCGCAGGACTGGGACGGCGACCTGTGGCAGGCGCTGAAAGAGCTCCCCGACCGGCAGCGGCAGTCGGTCGCCTATCACTACCTCGCCGGGCTGCCGTACAAGGAGATCGCCGCCCTGATGGGCGGCAGCACCGACGCCGCACGCCGGGCGGCGGCCGATGGGATCAAGACCCTGCGCAGCACCTACCCGGCAGACACCGACCAGACGGGAGTGACCCGCAAGTGA
- a CDS encoding 2OG-Fe(II) oxygenase: MTISPNTRDTFARRVDAADRSAAPVRHGVSVVRPGRRHTLGLVFHDAG, from the coding sequence ATGACCATCTCACCGAACACACGAGACACCTTCGCCCGGCGCGTCGACGCCGCCGACCGGTCCGCCGCCCCGGTACGGCACGGTGTGTCCGTCGTACGCCCCGGCCGGCGCCACACTCTCGGCCTCGTCTTCCACGACGCCGGCTGA
- a CDS encoding acyl-CoA dehydrogenase, with product MITNSRDELTRALFGDEHADLHGPWRKLVSTEPFRRRDALTPAQRTALSYERLRLVNEHLADPADFARDPAAVSALHEWTAVVDAGLTTVAGIHYNLFLGSLLDHGPAGARDLGEFTSMRQLGTFLCTEVDHGNDAAAMETTATLQAADGTFVLHTPSAGAQKFMPNTSTAGGPKTAVVAARLIADGTDHGVFLFLVPLSGPEGTLPGVRVRPLPTRVGAPVDHCLTAFDQVLLPADALLAAGHGSLDPDGTFRSTLGSPRKRFLRSIARVTTGKLCMSAAALGGTRTALTVAVRYGHLRHIGGGRKGERVPLFAHHSHAAPLTRALAAAYAMTAWHREVVAAWCSQVRDGGFGGEAAERETVEREIAVAKGWITWRCRDLTTEARERCGAQGLLEVNGISERAVDIEGTITAEGDNLVIWAKAAGEMIFGHTAPPLAPPAPRGRPVTDPELLTELLAATEHLWHERARTRLRGGPSRDPLGRWNTAAGPALRLVDAYGARRAAQALRTAAQRARLPRAARLLDDLHTLFALQQVTAAAGDLLAAERMTADQVRALPDAVDAVTARLVPHAQELADAFDVPQEWLADLPVTTADLATAYDDPDGAWHRTRPTPVG from the coding sequence GTGATCACCAACTCTCGGGACGAGCTCACCCGCGCCTTATTCGGAGACGAACACGCCGACCTGCACGGTCCCTGGCGCAAGCTCGTGTCCACCGAGCCCTTCCGGCGCCGCGACGCCCTCACCCCGGCACAGCGGACCGCCCTTTCCTACGAACGCCTCCGGCTGGTCAACGAGCACCTTGCCGACCCCGCGGACTTCGCCCGTGATCCGGCGGCGGTGAGCGCCCTGCACGAGTGGACCGCTGTGGTGGACGCCGGTCTGACCACGGTGGCCGGCATCCACTACAACCTCTTCCTCGGCAGCCTGCTCGACCATGGCCCCGCGGGCGCCCGTGACCTGGGCGAGTTCACTTCCATGCGGCAGCTCGGCACCTTCCTGTGCACCGAGGTCGACCACGGCAACGACGCCGCCGCCATGGAGACCACGGCGACCCTGCAGGCCGCGGACGGCACGTTCGTCCTGCACACCCCGTCGGCCGGCGCGCAGAAGTTCATGCCCAACACCAGTACGGCCGGCGGTCCGAAGACGGCGGTGGTGGCCGCCCGGCTGATCGCCGACGGCACCGACCACGGCGTCTTCCTCTTCCTCGTCCCGCTCAGCGGCCCCGAGGGCACGCTGCCCGGCGTACGCGTCCGCCCGCTGCCGACCCGGGTCGGCGCCCCGGTGGACCACTGCCTGACCGCCTTCGACCAGGTCTTGCTGCCCGCCGACGCCCTGTTGGCCGCCGGGCACGGCAGCCTGGACCCCGACGGCACCTTCCGCAGTACGCTCGGCAGTCCCCGTAAACGCTTCCTGCGGTCCATCGCCCGCGTCACCACCGGCAAGCTGTGCATGAGCGCCGCAGCCCTCGGCGGCACCCGGACGGCACTGACCGTCGCCGTACGGTACGGACACCTGCGGCATATCGGCGGCGGCCGGAAGGGCGAACGGGTCCCGCTGTTCGCCCACCACAGCCACGCCGCGCCACTGACCCGGGCCCTCGCCGCCGCCTACGCCATGACGGCCTGGCACCGGGAAGTCGTGGCCGCGTGGTGCTCCCAGGTCCGCGACGGGGGGTTCGGCGGGGAGGCGGCCGAGCGGGAGACCGTCGAGCGGGAGATCGCGGTGGCCAAGGGCTGGATCACCTGGCGGTGCCGCGACCTGACCACCGAGGCCCGGGAGCGCTGCGGCGCTCAGGGACTGCTGGAGGTCAACGGGATCTCCGAGCGCGCCGTCGACATCGAGGGCACGATCACCGCCGAGGGTGACAACCTCGTCATCTGGGCCAAGGCGGCCGGTGAGATGATCTTCGGACACACCGCGCCCCCACTGGCGCCGCCCGCCCCGCGGGGCCGCCCGGTCACCGACCCCGAACTCCTCACCGAGCTGCTGGCGGCCACCGAACACCTCTGGCACGAGCGGGCCCGCACCCGGCTGCGCGGGGGCCCGTCCCGTGACCCGCTGGGCCGGTGGAACACCGCCGCCGGCCCGGCGCTGCGCCTGGTGGACGCCTACGGTGCGCGGCGCGCCGCGCAGGCCCTGCGCACCGCCGCCCAGCGGGCCCGGCTCCCGCGGGCCGCCCGGCTGCTCGACGACCTCCACACCCTCTTCGCCCTGCAGCAGGTCACGGCTGCCGCCGGCGACCTGCTGGCGGCGGAGCGGATGACCGCCGACCAGGTCCGCGCCCTGCCCGACGCCGTCGACGCCGTCACGGCCCGGCTCGTACCCCATGCGCAGGAACTGGCGGACGCGTTCGACGTGCCGCAGGAGTGGCTCGCCGACCTGCCCGTCACCACCGCGGACCTCGCCACCGCCTACGACGACCCGGACGGAGCCTGGCACCGCACGCGGCCCACCCCGGTCGGCTGA
- a CDS encoding IS701 family transposase, giving the protein MEDLGTGLWAAELEDLFLRVGGRFSRVEPRRRMRDYVRGLLGPVGRKNGWQLAEFAGHNTPDGLQRLLAGARWDPEEIRDDLQEYVAEKLGRPDGVLIIDDTGFLKKGVTSAGVQRQYSGTAGRTENCQIGVFAAYASSRGRALVDRELYLPKSWTADADRCRAAKIPEDRAFATKGELARRLVLRALASDLPIGWVTADSAYGQEWGFRRFLEEAGVGYVLAVPKSQQVKSLAGIWRIDQLITEAPEDAWQRVSAGDGAKGPRVYDWASARLPVIDFFDGDLPTHRRWVLARRSIKRPQEIAYYLAYAPTAVTVAELVRIAGSRWAIEECFQAAKNECGLDEYEVRRYPGWYRHITLAMLAHAFLAAMAAAAIERGTEETITAPSRPSPWQKSGNCWQLAIPTQHPNTRGLFTR; this is encoded by the coding sequence ATCGAGGATCTTGGAACGGGCCTGTGGGCAGCGGAACTTGAGGATCTGTTTCTGCGTGTGGGCGGCAGGTTCTCGCGCGTGGAGCCACGGCGGCGGATGCGGGACTATGTTCGCGGCCTGCTGGGACCGGTCGGCCGTAAGAACGGGTGGCAGCTCGCCGAGTTCGCCGGCCACAATACCCCCGACGGCTTGCAGCGGCTCCTGGCCGGGGCCCGGTGGGATCCCGAGGAGATCCGCGATGACCTGCAGGAATACGTCGCTGAGAAGCTCGGCCGGCCAGACGGTGTGCTGATCATCGACGACACTGGGTTCCTGAAGAAGGGCGTCACCTCGGCCGGGGTGCAACGGCAGTACTCCGGCACGGCCGGGCGGACCGAGAACTGTCAGATCGGGGTATTCGCCGCCTATGCCTCCTCCAGAGGCCGTGCGCTGGTGGACCGGGAGCTGTACTTGCCCAAGTCCTGGACGGCCGATGCGGACCGCTGCCGCGCTGCCAAGATCCCCGAAGACCGGGCGTTCGCGACGAAGGGTGAACTCGCCCGCCGTCTGGTGCTGCGGGCGCTCGCCTCAGACCTCCCTATCGGCTGGGTGACCGCCGATTCCGCCTACGGTCAGGAATGGGGATTCCGGCGCTTCCTGGAGGAAGCCGGCGTCGGCTATGTCCTCGCCGTTCCGAAATCACAGCAGGTCAAGTCGCTGGCTGGGATCTGGCGCATCGACCAGCTCATCACCGAAGCCCCCGAGGATGCCTGGCAGCGCGTGTCAGCCGGCGACGGCGCCAAGGGCCCTCGCGTCTACGACTGGGCCTCGGCAAGACTTCCGGTCATCGACTTCTTCGACGGCGATCTGCCCACGCATCGCCGCTGGGTGCTGGCTCGCCGCAGCATCAAGCGGCCCCAGGAGATCGCCTACTACCTGGCCTACGCGCCGACCGCCGTCACGGTCGCCGAGCTGGTGCGGATCGCCGGATCGCGCTGGGCGATCGAGGAGTGCTTCCAGGCCGCGAAGAACGAGTGCGGCCTGGACGAGTACGAAGTCCGTCGGTATCCGGGCTGGTACCGCCACATCACCCTGGCAATGCTCGCCCACGCCTTCCTCGCCGCGATGGCCGCAGCGGCCATCGAAAGGGGGACCGAAGAAACGATCACTGCACCCTCGCGCCCTTCACCGTGGCAGAAGTCCGGAAATTGCTGGCAACTTGCCATCCCCACCCAACACCCCAACACCAGAGGGCTGTTCACGCGCTGA
- a CDS encoding Ada metal-binding domain-containing protein, producing the protein MNTTTYTLLGADRTTCRSTRPGTLGGHRANRIYGRLDCPSALRALARGGYVKNRVFFADEATARAAGYRPCGRCLPHEYRTWKGPDTHSVRG; encoded by the coding sequence GTGAACACCACGACGTACACCCTTCTCGGAGCCGACCGGACGACCTGTCGGAGCACCCGGCCGGGAACGCTCGGGGGTCACCGCGCCAACCGGATCTACGGTCGTCTGGACTGCCCGTCCGCACTGCGCGCACTGGCCCGCGGCGGCTACGTGAAAAATCGCGTCTTCTTCGCCGACGAGGCAACGGCCCGCGCGGCCGGCTACCGCCCCTGCGGCAGGTGCCTGCCGCACGAGTACCGGACCTGGAAGGGCCCCGACACACATTCTGTGCGCGGCTAG
- a CDS encoding methylated-DNA--[protein]-cysteine S-methyltransferase, producing MTSTPDFEDERVFAALPRHDDDAMARLQAALASKAQQEGILDLAYRTVDTPVGSLLLAATEQGLVKIAYAVQDHTAVLRQLSDTVSPRVLLAPARLDEPARQIDAYFAGRRTHFDLPLDWRLSKGFRRDVLSHLRQIGYGSTQSYAQVALAAGSPRAVRAVGTACATNPLPLVVPCHRVVRSDGAAGQYVGGKDAKNILLTLEAAA from the coding sequence GTGACGAGCACACCGGATTTCGAGGACGAGCGCGTGTTCGCCGCGCTGCCCCGACACGACGACGACGCCATGGCGCGCCTGCAGGCGGCCCTGGCCTCGAAGGCACAGCAGGAGGGCATCCTCGACCTCGCCTACCGCACCGTGGACACCCCGGTCGGCTCCCTCCTCCTGGCAGCCACCGAGCAGGGCCTGGTCAAAATCGCCTACGCCGTCCAGGACCACACGGCGGTACTCCGGCAACTGTCCGACACCGTCAGCCCGCGCGTCCTGCTGGCCCCCGCACGACTCGACGAACCCGCCCGGCAGATCGACGCGTACTTCGCCGGCCGCCGCACACACTTCGACCTCCCGCTGGACTGGCGGCTGAGCAAGGGCTTCCGCCGCGATGTCCTCAGCCACCTTCGGCAGATCGGTTACGGAAGCACACAGAGCTACGCCCAGGTCGCCCTCGCCGCCGGCAGCCCCCGGGCAGTCCGCGCCGTCGGCACCGCCTGCGCCACCAACCCCCTGCCCCTGGTCGTGCCCTGCCACCGGGTGGTGCGCTCCGACGGCGCCGCCGGCCAGTACGTCGGCGGCAAGGACGCCAAGAACATCCTTCTCACCCTGGAGGCGGCAGCATGA